One stretch of Chryseobacterium indologenes DNA includes these proteins:
- a CDS encoding IS91 family transposase: MRGFKTIKKQPTQSQSQPQYEVADVLNKLGSKLEDLGLNSWQLRTLSALKKCRTSALGGHIDACDECGNISISYNSCRNRHCPKCQGRKREKWIENRENELLPVPYFHVVFTLPEVLNKTALHEPKMLYDILFESAWETLQTFGKNKNLQMGMIAVLHTWGQNLSLHPHLHCIVPGGGVDENGAWKNIKNDGKFLFPVKALSKVFRAKFCEKLKANLKDKFNENQENEYEKIRQNLWEKSWVVYAKKPFGSPKSVVEYLGRYTHKIAISNQRIRKIDAETVTFSYKDYRQKGIKKQMVLSHEEFIRRFVMHILPKRFVKIRHYGFLSSTWKRIKLKNLQQNLGIQPKEKLPPKAFQPKCTCCKDGNLVTIATFDLRGPPSWFLEMSRNLPAPKSAF, from the coding sequence ATGAGAGGTTTTAAAACCATAAAAAAACAGCCAACTCAATCTCAATCTCAACCTCAATACGAAGTCGCCGATGTTTTAAACAAATTAGGTTCAAAATTGGAAGATTTAGGACTTAATTCTTGGCAATTAAGAACACTTTCAGCGTTGAAAAAGTGCCGTACTTCGGCTTTGGGTGGTCATATTGACGCTTGCGACGAATGCGGAAATATCAGCATCAGCTACAACTCCTGTCGAAACCGCCATTGCCCAAAATGTCAGGGCAGAAAGCGTGAAAAATGGATTGAGAATCGGGAAAACGAACTACTTCCTGTGCCTTATTTTCACGTGGTTTTTACGCTTCCGGAAGTATTGAACAAAACCGCGCTTCACGAGCCGAAAATGCTGTACGATATTTTATTTGAATCGGCTTGGGAAACGCTTCAAACGTTTGGCAAAAACAAAAATCTCCAAATGGGAATGATTGCTGTTTTGCACACTTGGGGGCAGAATTTAAGCCTTCATCCGCATTTGCACTGCATTGTTCCCGGTGGTGGAGTGGATGAAAACGGAGCTTGGAAAAACATCAAAAATGACGGTAAATTTTTGTTTCCTGTAAAGGCTTTGAGCAAGGTTTTTAGAGCTAAATTTTGTGAGAAACTGAAAGCTAATTTAAAGGATAAATTCAATGAAAATCAAGAAAATGAATACGAAAAAATCAGGCAAAATCTGTGGGAAAAGTCTTGGGTTGTTTACGCCAAAAAGCCTTTTGGAAGCCCAAAATCTGTGGTAGAATATTTGGGCAGATACACGCATAAAATCGCCATCAGCAACCAGAGAATCAGGAAAATTGACGCGGAAACGGTAACTTTTTCTTACAAAGATTACCGCCAAAAAGGCATCAAAAAGCAGATGGTTTTGAGCCATGAAGAGTTTATCCGCCGTTTTGTGATGCATATTTTACCGAAAAGATTTGTAAAAATCCGTCATTATGGTTTTTTGAGCAGCACCTGGAAGCGTATCAAACTTAAAAATCTACAACAAAATTTAGGCATCCAGCCCAAAGAAAAGCTTCCGCCAAAAGCTTTTCAGCCGAAATGTACGTGTTGTAAAGATGGAAATCTTGTGACGATTGCCACGTTCGATCTACGAGGTCCGCCAAGTTGGTTTTTGGAGATGAGCCGAAATTTACCTGCTCCTAAATCTGCATTTTAG
- a CDS encoding tyrosine-type recombinase/integrase, with the protein MSLHFGKIPTELDSDQIHDYLFYLQKKSKSPSQSYFKHTVYGLRFLLKSEGLSYDFLNLPEIKREKKLPVVLSKQEVWQMLSGCKLLKHKILIGILYGCGLRCMEVRNLRLCDLDFDRKQLKVVQGKGKKDRYLPLSEHLIRGLKKYIEAEKPEDYLFGMPREGRAGGDASTSLSTGFDSRYSQRGVQWAVKQASKTAKILKEVSVHTLRHSFATHLLEDGMDILSIKNLLGHESIDTTLIYLQIAQLSTHKLFSPLDTLFSEFGKK; encoded by the coding sequence GTGTCGCTTCATTTCGGGAAAATTCCTACAGAATTGGATTCAGATCAAATTCATGATTACCTTTTTTACCTTCAGAAAAAATCAAAATCACCTTCACAGTCGTATTTTAAACATACCGTTTACGGACTTCGATTTCTACTGAAATCAGAAGGTTTGAGCTATGATTTTTTGAATCTTCCAGAAATTAAAAGAGAGAAAAAACTGCCTGTAGTTCTTAGTAAACAAGAGGTTTGGCAAATGCTTTCAGGATGTAAACTTCTGAAACATAAAATTTTAATCGGGATTCTTTACGGCTGCGGATTGCGCTGTATGGAAGTCAGAAATCTCCGTTTATGCGACTTAGATTTTGATCGAAAACAGTTGAAAGTGGTTCAGGGAAAAGGTAAAAAAGACCGTTATTTGCCACTTTCGGAGCATTTGATTCGGGGACTCAAAAAGTATATCGAAGCTGAAAAACCAGAAGATTATCTCTTTGGAATGCCACGAGAAGGAAGAGCGGGAGGTGATGCTTCGACTTCGCTCAGCACAGGTTTTGATTCCAGATATTCGCAACGGGGCGTTCAATGGGCTGTAAAACAGGCATCAAAAACGGCAAAAATATTGAAAGAAGTGAGTGTTCATACGCTTCGTCACAGTTTTGCGACGCATCTTCTGGAAGATGGGATGGATATTTTGAGCATCAAAAATCTCTTGGGTCACGAAAGTATTGACACGACGTTGATTTACCTTCAAATTGCCCAGCTTTCCACCCACAAACTCTTTTCACCGCTCGATACCCTTTTTTCAGAATTTGGGAAGAAATGA
- a CDS encoding type II toxin-antitoxin system HipA family toxin, whose protein sequence is MKQGKFDIYVFADWKGMAAPKLMGILSAHYGKGKKAFGFEYDKDWIKTASQRLIDPDIQFFSGAQFPNNKENFGVFLDSMPDTWGRTLMKRKAAQHAREFGEKPQTLYDIDYLLGVFDKTRMGALRFKTSLDGSFLDDDHENATPPWSSIRELQAAAKNLEDDENIDVKKWLAILMAPGSSLGGARPKANIVDEKGDLWIAKFPSKNDTIDKGAWEFLAYQLALKSGIEMNECRIEKIAGKHHTFFTKRFDREGEDRIHFASAMTMTGNSEENLRFHTASYLDIAEFVMNNGVNINENLHQLWRRIVFNMCISNTDDHLRNHGFILTENGWILSPAYDLNPSVEKDGLALNIDMDDNALNLELAKSVGIYFRLSDSEMDAIIAEIQDAVRNWKDIATEIGITRAEQEMMKGAFLY, encoded by the coding sequence ATGAAGCAAGGAAAATTTGATATTTACGTTTTCGCTGATTGGAAAGGAATGGCAGCCCCGAAATTGATGGGAATTCTTTCTGCACATTACGGAAAAGGGAAAAAAGCGTTTGGTTTTGAATACGATAAAGATTGGATAAAAACAGCATCTCAACGTTTGATTGACCCAGATATTCAGTTTTTTTCGGGTGCACAATTTCCAAACAATAAAGAAAATTTTGGAGTTTTTTTAGACAGTATGCCAGATACTTGGGGGCGCACTTTAATGAAAAGAAAAGCTGCACAACATGCAAGAGAATTTGGAGAGAAGCCACAAACTCTTTACGATATAGATTATCTTTTGGGTGTCTTCGACAAAACAAGAATGGGCGCTTTGAGGTTTAAAACGTCTTTAGATGGTTCTTTTCTTGATGACGATCATGAAAATGCTACACCGCCTTGGTCGTCTATTCGAGAGCTTCAAGCCGCTGCGAAAAATTTGGAGGATGACGAAAATATAGACGTGAAAAAATGGTTAGCGATTCTTATGGCTCCAGGATCTTCGTTGGGAGGAGCAAGACCCAAAGCCAATATTGTAGATGAAAAAGGCGATTTGTGGATTGCGAAATTTCCTTCAAAAAATGATACGATTGACAAAGGAGCTTGGGAATTTTTAGCATATCAATTAGCTTTGAAAAGTGGCATTGAAATGAACGAATGCAGAATAGAAAAAATAGCAGGAAAACACCATACTTTTTTCACTAAAAGATTCGACAGAGAAGGTGAAGATAGAATTCACTTTGCTTCGGCAATGACAATGACGGGAAACAGTGAAGAAAATTTACGATTTCACACCGCAAGTTATCTCGATATAGCCGAATTTGTAATGAATAATGGCGTAAATATTAACGAAAATCTTCATCAATTATGGCGAAGAATAGTGTTCAATATGTGTATTTCAAATACAGACGACCATCTTCGGAATCACGGTTTTATTTTAACAGAAAATGGTTGGATTTTATCGCCTGCTTATGACCTAAATCCTTCTGTTGAGAAAGATGGATTGGCTTTAAATATCGATATGGATGATAATGCTCTGAATCTCGAATTAGCAAAAAGCGTAGGTATTTATTTTCGATTAAGCGATTCTGAAATGGATGCTATTATTGCTGAAATTCAAGATGCAGTCCGCAATTGGAAAGACATTGCAACGGAAATTGGGATTACAAGAGCAGAACAGGAAATGATGAAAGGGGCTTTTTTGTATTGA
- a CDS encoding RNA polymerase sigma factor: MKRTDSLPRILKDAQLYELLKKGDPNSLEHIYLRYKRLLFWIGKQIVEDDFVVETLVQDVFLKLWLQRDSIETPNHILGFLRFVLKRDCLTYYSSPRNKFTRLINSLERYENYQDYLAGYDPAQDKELLLLQESEQKNLDEVKKVLNVLDSKRKHLIELCLEYGFQYKPIAEAMGSSVKDISNEVNRAINDLRDIIKGSSFEQPKAKVSEHEKQPNKLSSRQLEILKRRFEHKASFSVIAQELNLSEKDVHREFLFSYQFLQSKKNTTETLL; this comes from the coding sequence ATGAAAAGAACAGACTCTTTGCCTCGGATACTGAAAGATGCTCAGCTCTATGAACTGTTGAAAAAAGGCGACCCAAACTCTTTAGAACATATTTATTTACGTTACAAAAGACTTCTTTTCTGGATAGGAAAACAAATAGTGGAGGATGATTTTGTGGTAGAAACGCTTGTTCAGGATGTCTTTCTCAAACTTTGGTTGCAACGTGATTCTATTGAAACGCCGAATCATATTTTGGGATTTTTAAGGTTTGTTTTAAAAAGAGATTGCCTCACTTATTACAGTTCTCCAAGAAATAAATTCACTCGTCTTATTAATTCTTTAGAACGTTATGAAAACTATCAGGATTATCTGGCGGGTTACGATCCTGCTCAAGATAAAGAACTTCTCCTCCTTCAAGAATCTGAACAGAAAAATTTAGATGAAGTGAAGAAAGTTTTAAACGTTTTGGATTCTAAAAGGAAACACCTCATAGAACTTTGCCTTGAATATGGCTTTCAGTACAAACCTATCGCAGAAGCTATGGGAAGCAGTGTAAAAGACATTAGCAATGAAGTGAACAGAGCCATCAATGACCTTCGGGACATTATTAAAGGAAGTTCTTTTGAACAACCCAAAGCAAAAGTTTCTGAACATGAAAAGCAACCCAACAAACTCAGCAGTCGACAACTTGAGATTTTGAAAAGAAGGTTTGAGCATAAAGCCTCTTTCTCGGTGATTGCTCAAGAGCTCAATTTATCTGAAAAGGATGTTCATCGGGAATTTCTATTTTCGTATCAATTTCTACAAAGTAAAAAAAACACTACTGAAACACTTCTTTGA
- a CDS encoding S41 family peptidase, whose product MLHIVRIKISYILLLFLLSIFKINAQNLTEKQFIEDLEFLKTELPKRHKNLFGKISERKFNQKILEIEKKRQSLNNETFEIELYKLIKKIGDEHTRIEPKYRNIFPIYFDFFKEGIFVVKTDSIHSKLMYKKLNGIETHTIKSVINDYKRIIKDDNKSYFEIYFLNFINNPSVLKGLNITKSNSEVKFILDNQEFPILATNKENSALTKNTQLLRFKHKDNYWYELIENNKTMYFNYQDCAEQDGKTFEIFNNELFNAIEIQKPEKLIIDLRNNSGGNSAILKPFLEKLKTNYLNKKGSLYILIGKKTFSSALMNAIDLKRNYNSILIGEPTSGNVNHYGETRGFYLPNSKIIIGYSTKYWENWKGYSGSLKPDIQIDYSIENFKNNIDEAIEYIKQLEF is encoded by the coding sequence ATGTTACATATAGTCCGAATTAAAATTTCATATATTCTCCTCTTATTTTTATTATCAATTTTTAAAATTAATGCACAGAATTTAACCGAAAAACAATTTATTGAAGATTTAGAATTTCTAAAAACCGAATTACCTAAAAGACATAAAAATCTATTTGGGAAAATCTCTGAAAGAAAATTCAACCAAAAAATATTAGAAATTGAGAAAAAAAGGCAATCTCTGAATAATGAAACTTTTGAAATTGAATTATACAAATTGATTAAAAAAATTGGGGATGAACACACAAGAATAGAACCAAAATATAGAAACATTTTTCCAATTTATTTTGATTTTTTTAAAGAAGGTATTTTTGTTGTAAAAACAGATTCTATTCATTCTAAGCTAATGTATAAAAAGCTTAATGGAATAGAAACTCACACAATTAAAAGTGTAATCAATGATTACAAAAGAATAATCAAAGATGATAATAAATCTTATTTTGAAATATATTTTTTAAACTTCATCAATAATCCGAGCGTATTAAAAGGCTTAAATATCACCAAATCAAATTCTGAAGTCAAATTTATTTTAGACAACCAAGAATTTCCAATTTTAGCAACAAATAAAGAAAATTCTGCACTGACAAAAAATACTCAACTTTTAAGATTTAAACATAAGGATAATTATTGGTATGAACTGATTGAGAATAATAAAACAATGTATTTCAATTATCAAGATTGTGCAGAACAAGATGGAAAAACCTTCGAAATATTTAATAATGAATTATTCAATGCTATAGAGATTCAAAAACCTGAAAAACTTATAATTGATTTAAGAAATAATAGCGGTGGAAATTCAGCTATTCTAAAACCTTTTCTCGAAAAATTAAAAACAAACTATCTAAATAAAAAGGGTTCATTATACATTTTGATTGGTAAGAAAACATTTTCTTCCGCTTTAATGAATGCGATTGATTTGAAAAGAAATTACAACTCAATTCTTATTGGTGAACCAACAAGTGGAAACGTAAATCATTATGGAGAAACGAGAGGCTTTTATCTTCCAAATTCAAAAATAATTATTGGCTATTCAACCAAATATTGGGAAAATTGGAAAGGTTATTCTGGTTCACTCAAACCAGATATTCAAATAGATTATTCAATTGAAAACTTCAAAAATAATATTGATGAAGCAATTGAATACATAAAACAATTAGAATTTTAG
- a CDS encoding helix-turn-helix domain-containing protein yields MANEFSKEEVLKKLGKRIKEIRIAKGYTSYEYFAYEHNISRAQFGRYERGEDLRFSTLVKIIQAFNMSLEEFFSEGFD; encoded by the coding sequence ATGGCAAATGAATTTTCTAAAGAAGAAGTATTAAAAAAATTAGGCAAGAGAATTAAGGAGATAAGGATAGCCAAAGGATATACCAGCTATGAGTATTTTGCATATGAACACAATATATCACGTGCTCAGTTTGGAAGATATGAAAGAGGTGAGGATTTAAGATTTAGCACTCTTGTAAAAATAATACAGGCTTTTAATATGAGTTTGGAAGAATTTTTCTCTGAAGGGTTTGACTAA